A stretch of DNA from Anopheles ziemanni chromosome 3, idAnoZiCoDA_A2_x.2, whole genome shotgun sequence:
CAGCACCCAACAACAACGTTGGCCACTTGCagggtttccgtttttttcctcaGCTCCGCAGCATAACGTGAGCATGTTTTCTGGTTTTTGGAAAACCGCCATGTGCCACATCAATAACGTTCTGATTTTTTCTGCATAGTTCTggtcaatttttttctttacaccgTTGCAATGTTTACAAGCCGCCGACTGTTGGTGTGATGCATCAAACACACTGTAGTTTTTCTTATCTCCGTTTCATACTCTTACTGTACAATATCAATTATCATCATGCGTGCAATTTAACGACTTCGATTTGTGCGTGCTGGAATTTTTCCCGTGCTGCAAACTATCACAAATCACCGACATGACCGCACCGCCAACAAACCGTATGGCGACAAAACGGTAGGGTTGAttggaaaaacataaactgcCAAGCCAAATCGCTCGCGCCTTCGCACACATCACATCAAACCCGAAGCTACAGAtaacaaatattcaatttcGGGGGAGATACATGGACGATGGAAACGTATGGGCACGGTGGAACGGGCTGTGGGCAGCACATGTTAGATGTTTTCTGTTCGATACGACGCAACATATTCAGAGCCGATCAAGCTCACTACTGTAGTATGAGGTGAAGAAACGGCCGTTGAAGCCAAAAGCCGCGAGTTTGGGAAGAGGAAAAGCCGCCTTCTCCGGCGAGAGTGCGACATAGTGGCACACTCCATCGAAACAAGCTGGGCCGGCCagcaagaaacgaaaaaaactcTTCCAAAACGATTCCGATAAAATGCAATGATCGTTACCCGGGTGGGGCAGAGACGACGGCAGAGTGGCCAATTGTCGTTGATTCGTCGGCCCCCGCGACCAACATTCCTGAGGTTGGTGAGTGAGTGAGATGCACGATTGGGAAAGGCAAGGGGATAATTGGCCATACACAGCATCGCATCGGAGAAATGTCCCCTCGCCTCCCTGGAGTGCGCTTTCCGTTCGGAGACTTTCGTTCGCACATGCGTTTTACTGGCCTTGGATGCAATGGAGTGGAAGAAGAAGGTGCACTTGCTGTATTGTAAATGGTTCACGAACGTAcagttttttgtatttctttacAGTCTAATTAATCTTTTTAACGACATGAAAGCATCTTGCCTAAACATTTAAATGCTATaatatttgtgtttcttttctttcacttttctttttcaatttaccTCTGGTTGAATGTTTTGTGGATCAAACTGATCGCGAGCTCAATGACGACCTTTTCGTCCTTTTTGCCGCTGTAACCTTGCGCCCGAGCCGTTTTGGCACACGGGAAGGAAAATCATCAAACGCGTCTCATTCCACTTTTCAATCGACCTCTTCATACCACTGTATACCGTATCGAGTTTGGTATGCTTTGTGATTATCTGCAGGTATCATTTTCTGTTTCAATCGTTAGGTATATGGTTTCGTTTTATGTCTAATTTATAAAGTTGGATGCAGGTCATTTCGATGTCGTTAATtgaattcaaacataaaaacaaatatttacgcTCAAATAGATAACTGAGTTAACGAACGCTCTGCACCAACATTGAAATCGATCCTAATGAAAAGTTATGGCAACGACTATTGCTTCCTCTCGGTAACTCCCAGCATTGACATGCCTTAAAGGTGGTTTGCATGCTTCAATGCATTGCATATAGACAATGTAAATGGGACATTTCTACTCAGAAAGGGAAGTGGGAATTGTCAGCTTATCATGCAGTGGAACAGTACCGTTACAAACCATTTAAGTTGCGAAAGTCAAAAGAACACTACATCGTTGACCCGACGAAAATCTATAAAGCAAGGGCTATTCAGTGATACAACTTGTTAAAAATCGGTAATTGTATCTTTACGTAGCACCTCTTCAATGCTTAACGAACTGGCATGCCTTTGAGTGGGTATTGAACATTCGTATAATGCATGATTCCATGTATCTAGTGCCATTGGTCATACACATTCTAGCACGATATTCCGGCCCATTTAATGTTTAAGGCATGCTTGAAGAAGTAACGGCTTCTGCCACGCGGTAATCAAATGAATATTCAATTGTGATCAAGGTGCTTGCGGTTTGTTCAACTAACCTTGATCATAAGGTAAATTTTTAGGTCTTGCCAAGGTTACTGAAACGAAGTAATTCCCTGCTTCTACAGGTTGGATCGTCACAGCTTTGAGTATCTCTTTACCTTGTTCGGACTAATTATAATCAAATAGTTTGTAGAAGTTGACcaatataaattttatttgcattctgATCTAACtagtttttgttattgaattgaattcaaaCGTTGGAAAGTCTGTTTTAGTTATTGTAGGTTCCAAGATGGCGCTATGTCAACCTGTTAAATCGCTCCAATGAGTCAACCTAGTGAATGTCATCGTAAACATAGCGATGTCATCGTAAACAATCGCCGCGGTGTAAAGAACCGTCTCGCAAGATTAAATAAAGCTGCCTGCACTACGTTGTGCTCGTCATCGGAAAGTATATTGTGTGTATTTTGCATCATAAAACCGCTTGCACTTTCTCAACTGCCAACGCTTCCCTGTGCGGATCATAGTTGGCGTCGTGCGTTGATCGGGCTTTACTTACATAAGTCAGCACATCGGTTTCTAATTGTTGTAACATTTGCATGAAAGTGTTCTTCGTTCGTTCTACGAGGTCTGCCAGGAAGTGAGAAAGTTATTGCTCGTTTTGGTAGTCGCCTTCGAAGGACCGCAAAATgtcgaaaacaaacaagatcGTAAGTATTCCAGCAGCCGCGTCTCGGGGTTGTGATATGTTCGGAAAGTGTCTTGTCATGTTGGTTGTTTGAAAGGGAGCTGTGACTGGCGGTGTACAGTGTGCCATAAGATGCACTGCTCACCCCAAAAAATTGCAATTTACATTGATTTGGATCCTATATCGAATGATTGAAATATTATTCTCGTTCCGAATGAAACCCGGCAATCGGAAACACTTCTAACCTCAAATTTGATACACTTTTGACCAGATTGACGTTTGTTGCAGATTGTTTTCGAATGCAATTCGCTCAACCAATTTCTTTCGTTCTTTGTTGCAGGTGCTTCGAATCCAATCAGCTGATGGCACGAAACGCGTCGAAACAGAACTAGCGGCTTCCGCACGAAATCTGTACGAGCTTGTCCGTACGGCGTGCGGCTTCGACCATTTCGACTTTGCGTTGTTCAAGGAGCGGAACTTTACAAAGGAGGTAAACAACACTGACGTGGTCTTAGCAGGTGTCAAAATAACCCCTTCGATTTTGAATTTATGCATTCCAGATCGTTTCGAGTGTCTCGCAGGATGTGAAAGATATTGGTCTCAAACATGGTGATATGCTATATTTACGTTTAGTTGAAGGACCCTCCACATCGAAGGCAGCGGTAAGGACCACGGCCTTCTGAGGCGAACCGTCGTCTGATTACCAGTTTCGCATTCTTTTTCCACAGGAACGTAGTGCATCGGTCAGTTCGTTAGCTTCAAGCAACAGCTCGTCGATCAGTAATGTGGCATTTAGCCGCGAAGCCACTCCTTCGACTAGTGCGAAATCCTTATCGGTAGTATCACAATTACCAAAGGAAGATACAGTTGATGTGGAGTTATACAACAAGGATGGGCGTATCAAGCGTAATCGTGACGAAAAATTGTATGTAAAGTAGGCCCATTTCGCTGTCCATTTGTCTTATGCGTTGCCTTTTCATTGCAGATGTCGCCACAACTCGAATGGATGCTGTGTGCACTGCTCGCCCCTGGAACCGTGGGATGAAAACTACCTCAAGGAGCAAAAGATAAAGCATTTCAGCTTTCACTCCTACCTGAAGAAGCTAACATCCGGGGCCACACGCGGAAAATTCGTCGCCCTTGAGGACCTGAACTGCAAGATCAAATCCGGCTGCCGGGATCACCCGCCATGGCCGAAGGGTATCTGCTCCAAGTGCCAACCGTCGGCGATTACGCTCAACCGCCAGCCGTACAGGCACGTGGACAACGTGATGTTCGAAAATACAGGCATCGTCGAGCGGTTCCTTAACTACTGGCGTACGAGCGGGCACCAGAGAATTGGCTTCCTGTTCGGTACGTACGAGATCCATCCGGACGTACCGCTTGGCATCAGGGCTCGTGTAGCGGCGATCTACGAGCCTCCACAAGACAGCAATCGTGACTCGATTCGTCTACTGGAGGACGCCAACGATGGCGACGTGGATGAGCTGGCGAAGGCGCTCGGATTGCAGCGGGTCGGGTGGATTTTCACCGATTTGCTGAGTGAAAACTTAGCCAACGGAACGGTGAAGCACGTGCGCAACATAAAGACGCACTTTTTGACCGCTCAGGAGTGCATCTTGGCCGGCCacttgcaaaacaaatacccTAACCGCTGTCAGCACGCCTCGAATGGCTATTTTGGCTCCAAATTCGTTACGGTCTGCGTAACGGGTAAGTGTACGCTCATGTTTATCGATATGTAATCAGTTTACTTATATCTCCTTCATCACCGTCGGTTGCAGGTGATGATAAGAAACAAGTGCACATGGAAGGATACGCCGTATCTGCACAGTGTATGGCGTTGGTGCGAGACAACTGTCTCATCCCCACAAAGGACGCTCCGGAATTAGGATATATTCGAGAATCAACTGACAAGCAGTACGTCCCGGATGTGTACTACAAGGTaagtgaaatttgttttcttttacaaaccttttaaaaacttttaaacaCTGTTTTGTCGATCGTATTAGGTCTTGgttggatgaaaatgttcaggAATCTTACTACACGTTTCTTTCTGAAATCAATTTCGGATTGGTGGTTTGCGCAATCGCAATACTAAAAGCCGTCGAATTAGTTTCTCCGTTTATTTTAGCCGTTCTACCGTTTAAGGACGCTAATcctttcatgttttttataTGACAAACAAATTATCCGATTCACGTTTGTTCCTCCCATTCTCCGCTCCGTTCCCGTTCGCTAGTTTCCGATAACGCCTTGCCTCAAATTCTCCCGAAGAGGCCACACTTAACTAAAACCCTTTACTCAGAGCACGTACGTCGGTCGATTGTACTGTGTTTGTCCTTCGTTTCACCTATaaaaatcgattttatttatcttactTTTCCCACCGCCACCGGATTAATCCTTTGGTTTGCACATCCGTGCAAATGCTTTTCGCGTTGTTTCGTTTACGCTCGTTTCGGTTTCCCTTTTGTGTTGCCTCGCTTTTCGCTGCGAAACGGTTAACTTGACACTCCGTTTGCTTACGGGTGTTTCTACCAACCTCTAGCTTCGTAATCATCCATTTATCAGTTGCAATATTATATGGGGATTGTTTCTGGGTCGCAATGTTTGCCGGTTGTTGTTTGGGTTAGAAGTACTGGTTCAACGAAAGCAGTCGTTTATTGCACATAATGATCAACAAAAGCGTTTATTTGAAAGAACAGTTACTGGTATACTATTGTACCGTGATTTGGTGAATGAACTGCAGCCCATATTCATTGGTttatctttttcgttttattcgcCATTTATGTTTGGGTGAAAGCTTGCGCTAAAAATTCCAGTCAAACGGAAGTAGAATGATCGATCGTTAAGATTTAaactaaaaattaattattaaattcGCTTGTGGGGTTGTACTTATCTGTCGCATCTAATTGATTCTATTTTTACATGTAATTATTACTCTAGTGTGAGAGTATCGACGTACCATGCAAGCCTATttaccgttttcattttttccgttactcttttcgttcctttttctGCGCCGTTTCGTCACTTCGTACATCCGGAACACTCAATCCAGCTTCCGCGGATAGTTCTTATATTGTGTCTAATTTTCGGCTTCATATAAATAGCTTTCTTGAATAGATGTTTGTCGCTGCACCGTCGGCGCTttactacacacacacacacttacgtTCGGTGAAACATTATTTATGTGTCGCTAATGTTGAACATTGTTCGATAGAGTGTACACTTGTCGAATGCACAAACGCACGGAGCCAGAGATAGTACGTGGGTTCTCATTTATAGCGAGATTAGCAAAAGATTTTAAAAGTGTAGTGGAATAAGTTAGAACTAAATACACGACAATAGTGATAATACGGTTCGTTAAACTGGACTGCAATGACGATTGCCTCCAAGCTAGTCATCCCTCAGGATAGTATCCTGTGTGAAACCAAATTACCATCGTTTTTATCGACATTTATCGCAAGAAGTAAatagtttcgtttttcttcacatTCACGCTTGTCTCAAAGCTGGCGAAGTTTAACACAACTTTTGTAACACCCTGTATGTAAGCCAATGGTTGAAAAACGGGCCACCATCGTTTCTGAGTAACATTCAACATGTATTACGTTTCAGGTATTTCCGTTTTTGTACAAACACATGGAAAAAGCTGTGCCATGAATTTATAGTACACGCACTATAACTTCCGCTTATCTACCATCTTCAAGGGTCGCTTATTTGTACTGCTGcttgtttttagtttgttatacgttccgttccgtttggttttgtttttgcttagcATATGCATCAAAATTTAagtagatatatatatatatatttatgttTCGTTACATCTCGCTTAATCGTGTCCACTATCTGCGCTAGCCATACTACCTAGTTGCCTAGTTTAAGTCCCGTCGCGTTTTGCTACGTTCCCGATCCCGTCTCGCTTCGGCCCGGAAGGATTTGTTTCGCTTCTGAATCGGTATAGAGGTGAAATAGTGTGGGTGTAGATTAGTAGGTACGTGTGTTCCCTTTATcatgtttgttggtttgtctGTTTGTTTAAAGTTTCCTTTTCGATCGCCGATGATCTACGCTGATCGAAAGTGTTTCGGTTAGTGTACTGTCAGTGTTCGCTCCACCTggcattttttcctttcgtatataatatatattgtttttttatctttacgtgctttgtgtgtttttttttcgtttttggtagGTTTGTTTTACGTTTCTTCCAAAACATTCAGTCTCTTCCATTTCATTCTGACACTTTTATTCTCTAACGCCAGTGGCTTGCAAAGATCGCTCGTCAATcggcttttttatgtttcgtttttttttcttctcgctttctgCGGCATTGCTTCAAACGTGTAAATACTTCTCGCTTCTACGTACAATCGCACTCGCACactcacacgtacacacacgcacacacatttttGATTGAGTTATTCGCTCAACGTAAACTTTCTACTTTTGTGATCGAAGTTGGGCAAATGATGcagtatggttttttttaacaaaacggGGTAATAGTTACGCTATCCTATGCTTGTCTGCTGGTTGACTTCCTATTTGGTTGCTTGCGTGTAAATGCTAGTAAGTGCAGGTCAGGGCACCGAggtgaaaaatatgttcactTGACCGTGACCGTTCAAGGGACCGTTTTTTCCAGAATCCGCTGATTAGTTGAATGTGAATGTTGGTTGCGTTTGGTTACAATATACCATTTCAATCACAAACATCTATTTTATCTACAGTTGTTTTTCGTGTGCTATACTCTGCTCTACTATACAacgaaaatatatatatatgctTATTGCATTTGTTCTCGTTAACTGCAATGGTTTATACGTAGCACATGTCATTATGGGAGCGCTCGTCGCGGCAACTGCACATCATTGTTTTTAGTGTTTAGTAAGATTTATTCTCAGTTTTATTATAGCTTTCACTTTTGGTTTCTCTCTCTATATATATCTTTCGTTCGCTTTGACATACAATCCCGTCGGGATGTATTGTTTCTATACCGGTAGCTTCACAGGTTACGATTTCACTAACATTTAACACATATTACAGTTCATTGTACTTTCTTTGCGTTCATGATTCATTCCATTCTGTTGTTTGAACTTGCTGTTAGTTGCTTTCGTTATTTGTTATACGTCGTTCGGTTGTTTGTAACGCTTTGTTTTAGcgtgatttgatttgtttgtttgtttttcgggtTTTGCACTTGTTTGCTTGCTCTCTAGCGTTAATGTCGAGtttaacatacacacacgctaAGCGTTtcgattaaaatatattcGCTTTTCTCGCTCCCGCGCGCATCTATCGCATTTTCCACTATACAAGACTATAAAGAAGGTCGGTCGTGTGCCTAAGAAGATAATGTGTATTTGATCCCAACCCGTCCCCGGCGTTTCGTAACGGCCTTCAGTACCTACCAGTCCTTGCATCTCTACCGACTAATGCTAGTGTGTTTGAATGGGtgttttgaaaacatcgcatgaaaaacaaaaaccattccaaGTGTTGTTTGGAAGTGTGCCTCGTGTAGCGTGCTGACGATAGcttttgcttattttgtttttcgttaaatTGTCAATCCGCCTTCGAATCTCTTTCCTTTCTCCAACACTACTATCCCTGTCGTTCGGTGGAATCGTTCTTTGTGATGGAATTTGCAAGTGAATTCCGGTGCATTCTTGTTCCACTCTGCAATACATTGGGTCTACAGGGACATCCTGATTATGGTCTCCGCATACCATTGAACGGAAGTAATACAGTTTTGTCGCTGTACAAGGTTGCGTACGTAACATATGTACcgttttaaaatcatttaagACCCATACGATCCGTTTTCCGTGTGCTGTTCAACGATCGCCATACGAGTGGCACTAGAAACTATTCACTTCTACCTCCTACGCTCTCCTATGCCTGTGGGTGTGAAGTCCATCGTTTTCCTATTCCTAAATGTgccaccggtttttttttgtctcgaaAAAGGGTGCAAACTGCATACGGACGATTCGATTTGAAGTCGTTTTAAATTTCCGAATCGACAGTACTCTAATCTAACACAAAGTGATGCTCTGCGTGCCTAATTCGTCCAACTTGCCCGTCGCTAAACCCATGCATTCTATTTAGTCGTACCATTTCCCCCTTCGCACGCAGGAAATgtttaacatttgtttgcaCACGTGCGGAATTCAAACTACTACCGATACCAGTTTGCGCTTATCTTACTATGCGAAATCGATTTTTGCCCGTATCATGCCGCTCCGATTGTTTAACTATTCAACAGTGTGGAAGATTGGTTAAAAGAAACGCGCAACAGAATCGGAGGCGCCCGAGTTTTATCCATATACCGCAACGTTTGACGTTAAGACCTTTCGTAGTGGATAAAGGAGGTATAGTTATACCTTGGGAGGGTTTGCTTATTTACCTCACCTACcgataaatatgttttggaaacttaaacaaattgaattagaATACTCAACGCTTCGCTAACAACGCTCAACGCAATCAATCACAcgcttttgattgattttccttcACAGTCTCGGTACACTCGGTTGGCTTGTCGGTTAGCCCTCGTATCCTCTCCCAATATAAATAACAGAAATATTGTTTAACAAATCACCAGAGGTCTGGAACACCTGCCCCCCGGAGTGTCCCACTTTCTTTTCTCGCTAATTTGTGTCCCTCGCTCGACTCGAGAGAACTAGATGTGATGGTTCGGTTTGGGGTTCCACTACTGCCACTTGCCACAGTTGGCGATCAGTACCGTGCTCTGCGGTTTGCCGGCCGAGTCGCCGGCTTGACTGATCTTCTCCACCAGCTCCAGCCCCTCGACGACGAACGCGAAGATTCCGGTGAAGCCGCGCATCTCGCGCAGAATGATTCGGAACTGCGACCCAACCAGGCCCATGTTATCGTGACGCTTCTGGCTACGGCGCATGCCAACCGAACCCCGAATCGCCAGTATCTTCGTGTCGTCCGGCATGAAGAAACCCTCCTCGAACACGGACCGCCCGCCGCGCCCGTTGTTCAGCTCGAAGTCTCCCGTGATGATGCTCTCGTTCTCCCAGCACTGGAAGATGCTGCAGCCCTTGTAGCCGAAACCGAGCTCCCCGGTGCAGAGGGCGCCGAAGTTCTTCGCCATCTTGGGCGCTACATCGTTGCGCACCTCGATCAGGACGCGCCCGAACGGTTGGCCGTTGATTTCGATGTTGAAGAAGTAGATCGGATAGACGTGTACGGACGGGTTGCAGAGCAGGGAGGCGGCgacagcggcggcggcggcagccgCTGCGGAGGAACCTTTGCCACTCACACCACCAGAGGTCGCCGAGACGGGCACGAGCGAGACGACGCTCGAGCAGGACGAAGATGAGACGAGCCCGGGCGATGTGAGCTGCTGCGAGGAACCCGTGACCGACACGGAGGAATGTTGCTGGTGGAGAGCGTGCTGGAGGGCCGCTGCGGCTCCCGAGCCGCTTCCATTTAGGATCTCGCTCAGGTAGCCCGAACCGGAGCCGGAAGTGCGTGCCGAGCTTGTTCCGTCGCCCGTCGTACGTCCACTGCCCGGCGCCATCCGGTCCTGGGGTGGAGCGATGATGATCGCCGCCGCCATCTCATGCAGCTGGCTGGCGTACGATGCGGCCCCACCGCCATGACcaagctgctgctggtgatgggccatcgcttgctgctgctgttgctgctgctgatgatggtgcaATTGTTGCGCCACGTGATGATGCAGATGGTTTACGGCGACGTGGTTCGGAGACTGATGCTGATGCACGTACCCACCGAGACCACCCGGGCCATCGAGGTGTCcgagctgttgctgctgctgctgttgttgctgctggtggtggtggtggaggagctgttgctgttggggTTGCTGCGGGggctgctgatggtgatgcttGGTTGTGAGCACGTGCCGCGAGTACAACTGCGAGATGCAATAGTTGGCCAGCAGCAGGATCGAGTTGTGATGACCGTTGATCGTGGTTCCGCTGGCGGTGACATTCCCACCGAGCCCACCGGCACCTGCGGCCGCCGCCGCAGCGGCCACGCCGACCGCCGACCCGTTGCCGAACGAGATGGGATCGATCGAGTTGAGATTGGAGAGCGCCTGCTTGATCAGCTCGAAATCGAACAGCACACCGTAGTGCTGGATGAGATCGTCCAGCTTGCACTGCAGGTACATCTCCTGGTACTTGGACTGCAGCCGCTGCTTCTCCATGTGCAGGTTCGCGTACAGCTTGTACGCCTCCGTCGGCGACTGCTGCTCGAGCATGCCGAGGAACAGCTTCGCCTTGGTGAGATTGCTGCGTATTTCGGCCACCTCGAACGTGGGCAGATGGTTGATCAGCTCCGTCTCGACCTGCGTCTTCAGCGCCGTGCACGCCTCGAGGATCTTGAGCAGGAAGTCGCGCTGCTTAAACACGAAATGCTGCAGCTCGGCCAGCGACTTCTGCATCAGCAGCATATCGGACGCGATGTCCGCCCGGATCTGGTCGCGTCCCTCGGCCTGCGTCTTTACCGTGTGGTTCCGATGATCGTCCGAGCTGGCGCACGCTCGGCAAACCGCCGCATTACACTTCAGACACCAGAGCGCGTTCGGCATGGCGTGCGTGAGACAGTTTTCTCCCTTACTACGATACTTGCCCGAACCGATCGCACTCACCAttgtaccaccaccaccgatacCACTTCCTCCGACACTTATCACTCCCGCACTTCCCGGTGCCCCTGCCCCGATGGCGGCCCCATTCGATCCGCTTCCGTTTGTGACCGAACTTGATCCCCCGGAACCGCTTCCAACCGAGACGACGACactcacaccaccaccaccgttaccATTCGCACCCGTTCCGTTGCCAGCAGATCCGGTCGCACCATTGGCGCTACCGGTCGTCGATGAACCGCCGTTACTTGCACTCGCGatcacaccaccaccaacgccacTTCCATTGCCATTCCCATTCGGCTTGTCCGGTGGTTTCTTGTTCAACGAGCTGGTCGTCCCGCCGGTCACGCTGCCGCTCGAGATCATGCTGAGGTTCTGCGACAGGTACAGGATGGCGTTGTGCGTCGGCAGGCTCTCCGGCTTCATGTCGGGCCCGGTCAGCTCGGTGCGCTTCCAGCAGTGCACGCAGTACAGCTCGTTGCCCTTCAGCAGCACCTGGTTGGCGCACTTCAGGCAGAAGTAGTGCCGGCAGGAGAACAGCTTCGGCAGCGCGTCCGTCTCGTTGAACGGCAGATGGCAGCAGCTGCACAGGATCAGCTCCTCCAGCTCCGACGGCAGCGGTGTAAAGTCCATGGTTCTGAAACGAACGATGATGAGCTGGGGTGGGGGAAGGGAAGGCCTCTTCACATCACTTACTTGTACTCTTTTCCTCCCACGTTGTCGCGCTGTCCAGAGCAAGAGAAAGTGGAGGTTTCTACCTCTAACAGCTGGCCCGGTTGTTCATCGTTTTTTCATCAACCATTTCCAATTTCTCGTGCCCGCTGCTGAATTCGTTATACCATTTAACGCTTACGGTGTGTTGCGAATCTAGAAGTTGATAAGCATTTTTAATGTACCCAACCAAGAcgttcccacacacacacacacacacacacacacaacactcCGGCTACAGATGGCTGTAATTTGTGCTCCAAACACTGAACTGGGCAGCCCTAATTCGATTGTCACTATTCCCTGGCGGTGTTGCTACGCCCTCGCTTATGGTCCTTATGGtcgacacatacacacacacacacacacccacacccaccGACTTACACTTAAAGCGTCCCAAATTGGGCTGATTATAATGCCCCAGGGTTAATAACTTTCTATGAGGTCAACATCATCGCTGGAGTGAGTGATTTTCTtacccaaaacaaaaagcagggaaaaggaaaacccgaagCATAAGGGGATGGTCTCTTGGTGCTTGCTTGCTTCCCACACTCACTAACGCGGTTTCCGGTTAGCAATTGAAAATTA
This window harbors:
- the LOC131284513 gene encoding nuclear protein localization protein 4 homolog, which produces MSKTNKIVLRIQSADGTKRVETELAASARNLYELVRTACGFDHFDFALFKERNFTKEIVSSVSQDVKDIGLKHGDMLYLRLVEGPSTSKAAERSASVSSLASSNSSSISNVAFSREATPSTSAKSLSVVSQLPKEDTVDVELYNKDGRIKRNRDEKLCRHNSNGCCVHCSPLEPWDENYLKEQKIKHFSFHSYLKKLTSGATRGKFVALEDLNCKIKSGCRDHPPWPKGICSKCQPSAITLNRQPYRHVDNVMFENTGIVERFLNYWRTSGHQRIGFLFGTYEIHPDVPLGIRARVAAIYEPPQDSNRDSIRLLEDANDGDVDELAKALGLQRVGWIFTDLLSENLANGTVKHVRNIKTHFLTAQECILAGHLQNKYPNRCQHASNGYFGSKFVTVCVTGDDKKQVHMEGYAVSAQCMALVRDNCLIPTKDAPELGYIRESTDKQYVPDVYYKEKDVYGNEVQRLGRPLPVEYLLVDVPASTPLVPLYTFHERKDAKEYFPVENRLIDGHIQDFSALADYLAKSRSMPFLETVSDFHLLLYLYRMEDMLPMKSQLGPLLEAIRSKDKAKANEWKTREVWKTLEELIAASSHHEDSSMSNDVEFVPSGEAEQNWICTFCTFINSRELPACEICNLPRTRQ